A region from the Kribbella shirazensis genome encodes:
- a CDS encoding Fpg/Nei family DNA glycosylase → MPELPEVESLAGFLRERAVGHAFVRADITAISALKTYDPPISAMVGLLIDDVQRHGKFLDISAQGVHLVIHLARAGWLRWKEEQSTGLVRPGKGPIALRTVLDDGAGFDLTEAGTQKKLAVYVVRDVAEVPGIARLGPDPFTLSLEDFAEILKQAGRVQLKGVLRNQSVIAGIGNAYSDEILHVAKMSPFKPASNLSDDELRTLYDAMRETLQDAVDRSAGLAVQDLKSEKKSGLRVHGRKGQKCPICGDIVREVSFADSSLQYCATCQTGGKPLADRRLSKLLK, encoded by the coding sequence GTGCCTGAGTTGCCGGAGGTTGAGTCGCTGGCGGGGTTTTTGCGTGAGCGGGCGGTGGGGCATGCGTTCGTGCGGGCGGACATCACGGCGATCAGTGCGCTGAAGACGTACGACCCGCCGATCTCGGCGATGGTCGGGTTGTTGATCGACGACGTACAGCGGCACGGGAAGTTCCTGGACATCTCGGCGCAGGGCGTGCATCTGGTGATTCACCTGGCGCGCGCCGGGTGGTTGCGGTGGAAAGAGGAGCAGTCGACCGGGCTGGTCCGGCCCGGGAAGGGGCCGATCGCGCTCCGGACGGTGCTCGACGACGGGGCCGGGTTCGACCTGACCGAGGCGGGGACGCAGAAGAAGCTGGCGGTGTACGTCGTCCGTGACGTCGCCGAGGTGCCGGGGATCGCGCGGCTCGGACCGGACCCGTTCACGCTGTCCCTGGAGGACTTCGCCGAGATCCTCAAACAGGCCGGCCGCGTCCAGCTCAAGGGCGTCCTGCGGAACCAGTCCGTGATCGCCGGCATCGGCAACGCGTACTCCGACGAGATCCTGCACGTCGCGAAGATGAGCCCGTTCAAACCGGCCTCGAACCTCTCCGACGACGAGCTCCGGACCCTGTACGACGCGATGCGCGAAACCCTCCAGGACGCGGTCGACCGCTCCGCCGGTCTCGCCGTCCAGGACCTGAAGTCGGAGAAGAAGTCCGGACTGCGGGTGCACGGCCGCAAGGGCCAGAAGTGCCCGATCTGCGGCGACATCGTCCGCGAGGTCAGCTTCGCCGACTCCTCCTTGCAGTACTGCGCCACCTGCCAAACCGGCGGCAAGCCGCTGGCCGACCGAAGGCTGTCGAAGCTGCTCAAGTAG